Part of the Lotus japonicus ecotype B-129 chromosome 6, LjGifu_v1.2 genome, TTGACTagggacaaaaaaaaacatgtttttaagtagtattttttaattattttctaatcACTGTAAATTGGTAAGAGAAAAGTGAGAATGCATGGTGCCACATAGGACCAATGAGAGCCCCAGATACATTATCCAACATCAGAAATCCAATGAAATGTTACCAATCATCCAATTCCAAATCCAATATCCATAGCCATCCACATTTCCATTGCCACATAAGACATCACAAACCCCCACATCTAAAACCAATTTCTAAGTCCAACACTCCCACATCCACTTGCATACTATAGTGTCTGTCCAGGAAACTTTAATCCCTTCAAGCTAGCAAAAATGGCCTCTACTCAATGCTTCTTGCACCACCATGCTCTCACAACTCCAACCAGAACCTCATCACAACGCCAAGTTGTGAGCATCAAGCCAAACCAGATTGTTTGCAGGGCACAGAAGCAGCAGGATGTTGAAGATGTCAGCCCTGTGTCTCGCAGATTAGCTCTCACATTGCTCATTGGTGCTGCTGCTGTTGGCTCAAAGGTCTCACCTGCTGATGCAGCTTATGGGGAAGCTGGTatattacatatttttttacacCCCCTCTTTGCATGTCCAattaaatgcatgtttggaaGGAAAATCATTTGTTGTAGAGAGATTGCACAAGCTGATTCTATAAATATAAGATGAAAATTACATGTTTGTTGAATTAAATAGCCTGTGTGTTAGGAAAATTATCATCCTTTGGTAGTTTGGTGTCATGAAAGTTCTTTGAGAAATTAAGACTTGTTTGAttacttttttagttttttaaattttaaaactattttcagGAACAAACATTTAAAACCTGttttttgaaagaagaaaaaaaactgtTTAGCTATGTGTTTTTCAAAGCTGAAAttttgagatttcagttttAACAATTGAAAAGAACTGcatttaaaaacagttttgaaAGCTTTTTATATTAAACTGGGTTTcttatactttttctttttttgaaactagAATCTGTTTTATAAAGTAGTAATCAAAGAGAACCTAAATGATAGCAATTGCCTTGCTTTTAATTGATACTAATTTTAGTAAGGGAAGTGTACAATTTGCTTCTGTTTCCGTGCATTTCCCTTTGAGTTCTTTGCTTGGAagagtttgagatgaagatttaGTGATCATAGATCCAAATCAAGAAATTTGCATAGGTCTAGATAAAGTGTCAAGGGTCGCTTTTATTGGCCTTGAAGCTTTAGTTTACTCATTGATTAGAAATTGCAAATGAAAGAGTGAAGTTGGTGAGAATTAGAGTTCTCTTGAGATTCTCATAGAGTCTTTGGTACCTTGTTGATTACCAATTATCTACAAAGTTTATACCTCTCAGGCGTCTTAAAGCAGTTTATAAATGAGATAAGTTTTAAGCTTGATTATTTTGCTTGCAGCAAATGTGTTTGGAAAGCCAAAGTCAAACACAGACTTCCTGCCATACAATGGTGATGGATTCAAACTATCCATTCCCGCAAAGTGGAACCCAAGCAAAGAGCGTGAGTTCCCAGGTCAGGTTCTTAGATATGAGGATAATTTCGATGCAACAAGCAATGTTTCTGTCATAATCACTGCAACTGATAAGAAGTCCATCACTGACTATGGTTCACCAGAAGAGTTCCTATCTAAGGTAAACTCTTTCCTAAATTTTTGCTTGTTTTCTACTTAAATCCTGTTttgaagagcttatttgagtttaGCTTATAGCATAAGCATTTATATAAGTGTTTGGAAGACCATAAGTAAGAGCTTATGACCTACCTAAAAActcttttgagcttattttcataagctgctcacattagcttatgaataaacgtTCATACTACTACCTATAACATAAGTTTATCAAACTAGCTTATAAATAAGAGCTTATtgtcataagtgcttaattaagttgtttacccaaATGCACCCTTAATCAGAAAGGCTAATTGTACAACCCACTGAATGTGCAGTGGTTTACTGAACACACACAATTCAAATGAACAATGTTTATGAAATTTTAAGACAATGACAACAGTTGCTGGCTGAAATTCAAGTTTTATTTCCCTTTTTGCAGGTGGATTATTTGCTTGGTAAACAAGCCTTCTTTGGCCAAACTGATTCTGAGGTAATTGATTAATGATTCAGCTAAGCCCTTCTtgtttttatattataaattttggctgaaaactgaaaatgaagGATACTaataatttatgagttttgCATGACTGCCTccgaagagagagaaaaacagAAATCACAGTGAAGAAAAAAGTGGAAGAGATGAGCAAAACTTATGAATTTGTTTTTCATATGAATGAGCATTACTCATAATTTTAACCCAAAGTTTCAGTTTTTGACAGGTTCtatattatttttgtttgaCAATCCATAGTGCACCTATATCCTTACATACGAGCTCGTTTGAAAATGAGCTTATTGGAATTTATTTACTAAAAAAAGCACTAAATAAGCTTCAATAAGTGTGCTCTTGAGTTTGCTTCCAACGGGAACTAACTGTTTCTGAACTTTGATTTCTCAGGGTGGTTTTGATACCAATGCTGTAGCTGTAGCAAACATCTTAGAGAGTTCAGCACCAGTGGTTGGTGGTAAACAGTACTACAATGTGTCTGTGTTGACAAGGACTGCTGATGGAGATGAAGGTGGCAAGCACCAGATAATTACAGCAACTGTGAATGATGGAAAACTATACATTTGCAAAGCTCAAGCTGGGGATAAGAGGTGGTTTAAGGGAGCAAGAAAATTTGTGGAGAGCGCAGCAAGTTCATTCAGTGTTGCCTAAGAACTTAGTTGAGGGTTATATAAATCATCTTTAAGGTGTGTGCATTTCTTGAATTGTACCTGTCACATTTTGTCCCCAAGTTCTCAAATAATTGATGTATTTGGCTGGAGTAAACACTTGGGTTCTTAATTTTTTGTGGCTTTTAAGGTCATGCCCACCTCCCTTATCccttttttttcgttttcttccTGATTAATTGCGCATATAATCCAAAGCACATATCATCCAAAGCACCGCGGTAATCCTATGTGACTTCTTCCTGAAAGTGACTTCAAAGCTCTTAACTACAGAATCAACACAGGCTAAGCATTAAGGAGCATTATGTTTACTAATAAGGTTCGAGGGTATGCTTACAAAATGCTTTCAATATTTTATCTAGGAGAAAAGCCTACCTCAAGGAACGTAATAAGGGGTTGTTtttaattgtttaaaaaaaaaaaaatcaacttcaCCATCTTCTTGCATTCGCCCTCAATGTTTTTTTGGAACCCCCTCATAACTTCTCCTTTAATTGTTCAAAATATCCTTTGGAAAGTGAAATGGTTGAAATATTAAGAATATTTTTACTTCAAACAACCATCAAGAACTTTGTCTTATGAATTAGGTGTTACGGTGTGATGCTAAGGCTATCCAGTAACCAGTATCCACTACGGTTATAACATAAGGGGCATTGTTGTAGATATATTTTTATAACTGCATTAAAAAATGAACAAACTACATTAGCGAAAGACACTttatctttcacccaaaacgtTAACTAATGAGTGTATGATTCATTTCACTTATATGTTATTCAATACTCTCATTTTTTTATCTAATGTGAGactttttatttatgtttatttcttactcacacttcaaGATTTCTCAAGGATCTAGTAGCAATAAAAGAATGGGTAAACATAGATCAATTGAGCTGATAAACACCTATAAGTTTAATTTAAACAATTTTCTTTGGGCTCAACCCATTTTCAATGAATGAAATttgttcagaagaagaaaaaaatacaatGCATCCCAAGTAGGTATTAGTAAAGAAGAAATGAGAAGAGTGTTGGACTGATATAGGCGAACCGGTCATTTATTTTGGGCTTATCACTATCATGTAAcaaatgggccgggcaacccatggtccagccggaccaaaacccaagttataaatagaagaggaccgcccaagcggcagggatCCTATCATTTTTACGCATTTTTACTTATCTTGTTTACTTGGTATTCGCTCTCTATTTCGATTAGCCCGCTCAGTGGTTCcgtaccggaacattggcgcccaccgtgggaccgaaggatactttcctaggcttcaattttcaccgcaatggtgactcgatccggggcgaacggagagaggaatcatgttcaacaaaatgatgttcctcccgatgttcttcagcggatcatggacgatctcaatgaacttcgtcaacataatcaacagttacagaatcaacttactgatatcaatcagactcagggtttacgagagggcgatcgaagaatggctgagacggtggtggactttcaaccttttacagaggaaatagcgaacACTGCCGTCCCAGACAATTTAAAGACATTGAAACTTGACTCTTACTATGGCGATtcagatccaaaggaccatttagtgtatttcaacacgaaaatggtcattgtaggcgcatcagacgcgttgaagtgcaaaatgttgccatcaacttttaagaaatcggcgatggtttggtttacaactctaccgtcaaggtcaattgtcaatttcactgaattatctacaaagttcttgtctcagttttctaccagtcgtgcacaaaaagtaactccggcgacactatttaatgttcgtcaaggaccaaatgagactttgcagtcttacatggggcgtttcaatcaattatctgttcatttggaggataaaatgccagaaatttgcattgcagcttttgaattgggcttgaagccgggtggtttgaacagtaatttgagtagaaaacctgtggagacaatggggcatttgcgcgaaagggtacaaggatacatcagggaggagcagagtgatcGGATCAAGAACAATCGCCCGAATGCAGCAGTTCCAGGGCAGAAACAGCAGTTTGAGACGAAGAAGGGAGCGGTTGCggatcaatattcgaagggatggaccgaaCGTGGCAACGCAGGGTATAACAATCATAACCGTTATGACGGACGATTTGAGAATCgttctaattttaaaaatcgtgttcaaccgtatggagtgcgtgggccaggacattcgatgacgtggactcggaaccaaaatgaccgtgcagttccattggcggttaatttgactgaagctttgcacacgtgtctggaggcgaatgttattcgttttccgcgacagccaaagccgtcaacgggttatgtggataagaagaagtggtgtgagtatcacAGGATTTCAGGACACAATACTGATgactgttttactttgaagaaggagattgataaattgataaaggctgggtatatgaagcagcttgaagggcgaagcaattcagatgaagcaggaacttcaataagacgaaccgaagatggaaaagagattgaggaagatGGTCAAGATAGGCAGTCGGAGggaaaagcaaaggggcgaattcattctatttttggtggatttcgtggcggaggaatgactaactcagctcgtaagaggtacgttcattctattaatgctgtttactctaatgattggggaagttgggcaaccaatcaacccgatattacgtttactgtgcgagattttgagggagtacaaCCTCACGAAGAtgatccaattgttgtaatgctgaggattgcggattatgaaattgagagggtacttttggatcaaggaagctcagcggatttgatttatggtgacgcttttgaaaagttggggctCAGTGAAGCTGATTCACCGCCTTCAACAtggaaaaagtatttgttcgaggatatgtggaattgaagactgtttttggagaagggaagagtgcggaggcatttgctattaagtttttggtagtaaaGTGTACTTCACCGTACAATGTACTTATTGGGAGGCCATCGCTAAACAGACtgggggcgatcatttctacaagacatttaacggcgaagtatccattgagcaaaggaggagttggaattttaaaggctgatcaaatggttgctcgaaagtgttattcagaaagcttcaagcagtatgggcacatgggtaagaaggcagtgaaagaggggcatcgggtctatgaggtggatttaGAACAGTCCGAAATTATTTTGGATCCTCGAGAGGGATTTAGTAAGcacaagatgaaatcagaagaggaaactaaggcgatccagATTGGGGAGAgaaacttgaaagttggtgtcaatttgACTACAAGTCAGGAAAACAGGTTAGTGAAGTTATTGtctgagaatatggatttgtttgcatggagtgcaagggatttaccaggaatcgatccggaatttatatgtcacaaattggctttaaatcccggggcgaaacctattgttcagtttaaaagaaagatgggcgaagaaaaggcagaggctgtgaaggtggaaacaaataagttactggAAGCTGGATTTATTAGGGAGGTAGAGTATCCAacttggttggcgaatgttgttatggtgaagaaggctaatggaaagtggcgaatgtgcacggattatacagatttgaacaaacactgtcctaaggattcttatcctttaccaaatattgataagcttgttgATAGGGCATCAGGgttcggaatgcttagcctcatggatgcatattcagggtaTCACCAGATAAGAATGTACCAGCCCGATGAGGAGAAGACAGCTtttatgacaaatcaggcgaactattgttatcagactatgccgtttgggTTGAACaatgcgggagcaacatatcaaaggttgatggataaggtgtttgacaagcaggtggggcggaacatggagatttatgtagacgacatggtggtcaagtcagaggaaatgatggCACATTGTTCTGATCTAGAAGAAGCTTTTGGCGAattaagaaagcataacatgagacttaatccagaaaagtgttcgtttggaattcaaagtggaaagtttttgggtttcatgatcactaggagaggaattgaggcgaatCCTGATAAGTGCAAGGCGATACTTGATATGCAGAGTCCAGCTTCAGT contains:
- the LOC130723220 gene encoding oxygen-evolving enhancer protein 2, chloroplastic, whose amino-acid sequence is MASTQCFLHHHALTTPTRTSSQRQVVSIKPNQIVCRAQKQQDVEDVSPVSRRLALTLLIGAAAVGSKVSPADAAYGEAANVFGKPKSNTDFLPYNGDGFKLSIPAKWNPSKEREFPGQVLRYEDNFDATSNVSVIITATDKKSITDYGSPEEFLSKVDYLLGKQAFFGQTDSEGGFDTNAVAVANILESSAPVVGGKQYYNVSVLTRTADGDEGGKHQIITATVNDGKLYICKAQAGDKRWFKGARKFVESAASSFSVA